Proteins found in one Melioribacteraceae bacterium 4301-Me genomic segment:
- a CDS encoding TIGR00282 family metallophosphoesterase yields MNINILFIGDIVGKPGMDIVQMYLPGLQKKFRADVTIVNGENASDGKGCTEKEAKQLFDLGVDAITGGNHTWDKPQSQEFLKKEPRSIRPLNYPKGTHGNGYYIISNHKGKVAVLNLQGRAYMNPIDCPFRTSDWIIPKLKNETNVIIVDFHAEATAEKLALANYLDGKVSAVIGTHTHVQTADERIFPNGTGYITDVGMTGPYDSVIGMKTDAAINRFLYQTPQKYQTATDNVHLCGLFFKVDGQSGKTLEIERIFMPEFDKLAKSSG; encoded by the coding sequence GTGAACATAAATATTTTATTCATTGGAGATATAGTTGGCAAGCCGGGAATGGATATTGTTCAGATGTATTTACCTGGGCTGCAAAAAAAATTTAGAGCAGATGTTACGATTGTAAATGGTGAGAATGCTTCTGACGGAAAGGGCTGCACTGAAAAGGAAGCTAAACAGCTTTTTGATTTAGGGGTTGATGCAATTACAGGCGGTAATCATACATGGGATAAGCCACAATCTCAAGAATTCTTAAAAAAAGAGCCACGCTCTATTAGACCTTTAAATTATCCAAAAGGCACTCACGGAAACGGTTATTATATAATTTCAAATCATAAAGGGAAAGTAGCGGTACTGAATTTGCAAGGTAGAGCTTATATGAATCCGATAGACTGCCCGTTTAGAACATCTGACTGGATAATACCTAAATTGAAGAACGAGACGAATGTTATTATTGTAGATTTTCATGCTGAAGCTACGGCGGAGAAGCTTGCCCTCGCAAATTATCTTGATGGAAAAGTCTCAGCAGTAATTGGAACACATACACATGTCCAGACAGCTGATGAAAGAATTTTCCCCAACGGTACTGGTTATATTACAGATGTTGGTATGACTGGACCTTATGATTCTGTTATTGGAATGAAAACAGATGCAGCAATAAATAGGTTCTTATACCAGACGCCACAAAAATACCAGACAGCTACTGATAACGTTCATCTTTGCGGGTTGTTTTTTAAAGTTGATGGTCAATCAGGTAAAACTTTAGAAATAGAGAGAATATTTATGCCCGAATTTGATAAATTAGCTAAAAGTTCAGGATAA
- the folD gene encoding bifunctional methylenetetrahydrofolate dehydrogenase/methenyltetrahydrofolate cyclohydrolase FolD: MAVIIDGKKVAAQVKAELKEKIEFLKIKYNKVPGLVTILVGNNPASLSYVNSKVKACREIGINSVFEKFDAAITQDELLSIIKKYNNDENFHGILVQLPLPEHLKEDVVIESINPLKDVDGFHPYNVGNLVIGKDTLYPCTPYGILELLFRYSINPSGKHVVVVGRSNIVGKPIANMLLQKKDGANAVVTICHSAAKDLTIYTKQADILIAAIGKPLFIKEDMVKEGAVVIDVGINRIEDNTTEKGYRIVGDVDFENVVNKASFITPVPGGVGLMTVAMLLKNTITAFEKIESLKN, from the coding sequence ATGGCCGTGATTATTGATGGGAAAAAAGTAGCAGCACAAGTTAAAGCTGAGCTTAAAGAAAAAATAGAATTTTTAAAAATAAAGTACAATAAAGTGCCCGGTTTAGTTACTATACTTGTCGGTAATAACCCAGCTTCCTTAAGTTATGTTAATTCGAAAGTTAAGGCATGCAGGGAAATAGGCATAAACTCTGTGTTTGAAAAATTTGACGCAGCAATCACTCAAGATGAATTGCTTTCAATAATAAAAAAATATAACAACGACGAAAATTTTCATGGCATTTTAGTTCAGTTGCCTTTGCCCGAACATTTAAAAGAGGATGTTGTAATTGAATCTATTAATCCATTAAAAGATGTAGATGGATTCCATCCATATAATGTTGGTAATTTGGTAATTGGTAAAGATACTTTGTACCCATGTACACCTTATGGCATCCTTGAGCTTCTTTTTAGATATTCAATTAATCCAAGCGGGAAACATGTTGTTGTTGTTGGCAGAAGTAATATTGTAGGCAAACCAATAGCGAATATGCTGTTACAAAAAAAAGATGGTGCAAATGCTGTAGTAACTATATGTCATTCAGCAGCTAAAGATTTAACAATTTATACTAAACAGGCAGATATACTAATAGCTGCAATTGGGAAACCTCTTTTCATTAAAGAGGATATGGTTAAAGAGGGTGCAGTTGTGATTGATGTTGGGATTAATAGAATTGAAGATAACACAACAGAAAAGGGCTATAGAATTGTAGGAGATGTTGATTTTGAAAACGTTGTTAACAAAGCTTCTTTTATTACACCTGTGCCTGGTGGAGTCGGATTGATGACGGTTGCAATGCTGCTTAAAAATACTATAACAGCATTTGAAAAAATTGAATCACTAAAGAATTAA
- the deoC gene encoding deoxyribose-phosphate aldolase — protein sequence MHDKSLAKYIDHTLLKPEATIEDIKILCSEAKEYGFASVCVNPCFVPICRDLLKDTAVKVCTVIGFPLGATTTEVKRYEAEQALVNGAQEIDMVINIGMLKSGNYEYVFNDINQVVLAAKKHNGLCKVIIETALLTDEEKIKACLISKQAKADFVKTSTGFSKGGATVGDVALMKYVVGSSVGVKASGGIRTAEDAAAMIESGADRIGASASVKIVKGEKSPGGY from the coding sequence CTGCATGACAAAAGCTTAGCTAAGTACATCGATCATACTCTCTTAAAACCTGAAGCTACAATTGAAGATATTAAAATATTATGTTCAGAAGCAAAAGAGTATGGTTTTGCCTCTGTTTGTGTAAATCCTTGTTTCGTGCCTATATGCCGAGATTTACTAAAAGATACTGCTGTAAAAGTTTGCACTGTTATAGGTTTCCCATTAGGGGCTACAACAACAGAAGTTAAAAGATACGAAGCTGAACAAGCCCTTGTCAACGGCGCACAAGAAATTGACATGGTGATAAATATTGGTATGCTTAAAAGCGGTAACTATGAATATGTTTTTAACGACATCAATCAAGTAGTTTTAGCAGCAAAAAAGCATAACGGCTTGTGTAAAGTAATAATTGAAACAGCATTATTAACTGATGAAGAAAAAATTAAAGCATGTTTAATTAGTAAACAGGCAAAAGCTGATTTTGTAAAGACGTCGACAGGCTTTAGTAAGGGAGGGGCAACAGTTGGTGATGTAGCACTAATGAAGTATGTAGTTGGAAGCAGTGTTGGTGTAAAGGCTTCTGGTGGAATAAGAACTGCAGAAGATGCTGCGGCAATGATTGAAAGCGGCGCTGATAGAATTGGTGCAAGTGCAAGTGTCAAAATTGTTAAAGGCGAAAAATCACCGGGTGGATATTAA
- a CDS encoding type II toxin-antitoxin system HicB family antitoxin, whose product MVLDLIITKNVDGYSAEVPSLKGCESWAHNEDVLIEKILELVRFYLKLPNNKKIIIDKARKVGNITVYKLVFDKYDERI is encoded by the coding sequence GTGGTTCTTGATTTAATAATTACAAAAAATGTAGATGGTTATAGTGCTGAAGTACCCTCTCTTAAAGGTTGTGAATCGTGGGCTCACAATGAAGATGTTTTGATAGAAAAAATTCTGGAACTAGTACGATTTTATCTGAAATTACCTAATAATAAAAAAATTATTATTGACAAGGCGCGAAAGGTAGGAAATATTACTGTATATAAACTAGTTTTTGATAAATATGATGAGAGGATTTAA
- a CDS encoding TrmH family RNA methyltransferase, protein MMRGFKTQKRLEKIIKAASARQFTLRLVLENIHDPHNVSAIFRTCDAVGVQKVSLIYNVEKFPKIGRVSSASANKWVEFDKYVDAKTCFNELRNQGLKIYSTTLDEKAKDLYSLDLTEKVAIVVGNEHRGISDEVRKLSDELFFIPMSGMVQSLNVSVAAAVILYEAFRQRFLKGMYSEEYVNKYKTEVENLIDKWCEK, encoded by the coding sequence ATGATGAGAGGATTTAAGACACAAAAAAGATTGGAGAAAATTATTAAAGCGGCTTCAGCTAGGCAGTTTACACTTAGATTAGTATTAGAAAATATTCACGACCCGCATAATGTAAGCGCAATTTTTCGCACTTGCGATGCTGTTGGCGTACAAAAAGTGTCATTAATTTACAATGTAGAAAAATTTCCTAAGATAGGGCGGGTTAGTTCTGCATCAGCAAATAAATGGGTCGAATTTGATAAATATGTGGATGCTAAAACTTGTTTTAACGAACTGCGTAATCAAGGTCTTAAGATTTACTCGACAACTTTAGATGAAAAAGCAAAGGATCTTTATTCATTGGATCTAACAGAAAAAGTTGCAATAGTAGTTGGTAATGAACATAGGGGAATATCTGACGAAGTAAGAAAATTATCCGATGAGCTTTTTTTTATTCCAATGAGCGGTATGGTGCAAAGTCTAAACGTTTCTGTGGCTGCTGCTGTTATTCTATATGAAGCTTTTAGACAAAGATTCCTTAAAGGCATGTACAGTGAAGAGTACGTTAACAAATACAAGACTGAAGTAGAAAATTTAATTGATAAATGGTGTGAGAAGTGA
- the aroA gene encoding 3-phosphoshikimate 1-carboxyvinyltransferase produces MIKEFNRVNRVNGELKLPGDKSISHRAVMIACMADGVSVIKNLSSSEDVNSTIKCFEQLGCNFEKNRSTLKVYGKGFKGFNRPTQTLDCGNSGTTARLLTGILSAQDFESELVGDQSLSKRPMQRIVEPLRKMNANIFTSNSGTLPLKIYPSVLKPIEYEMPVASAQVKSSILFAALHLNEESTVIENFSTRDHTEKMLGLRTSQNNSMKKIYSSKKYYPSSFVMNIPSDISSASFFMVLALLLPESELLLKNISLNPTRIGVIKLLKEMGGNIEILNASHEKNEEIGDVIVKSSKLRNVEIDKAIIPNIIDEIPILSIAGVFAEGSFKITNARELRFKESDRIKALCENYKLAGLKVDEFDDGFVVNGNLSNETVMFNSYNDHRIAMAFAILSTLLPQGGKVTDFECVKISNPSFLEQLSLIAS; encoded by the coding sequence GTGATAAAGGAGTTTAACAGAGTAAACAGAGTTAATGGCGAATTGAAATTACCGGGTGATAAGTCTATTTCCCACCGTGCTGTTATGATTGCTTGTATGGCAGATGGAGTATCTGTAATTAAAAATTTATCTTCATCTGAAGATGTTAATTCTACCATTAAATGTTTTGAACAGCTTGGCTGTAACTTTGAAAAAAATCGCTCAACATTGAAAGTTTATGGTAAAGGATTTAAGGGATTTAATAGACCAACACAGACACTTGATTGTGGTAATTCTGGTACAACTGCAAGGTTGCTAACGGGAATTTTATCTGCTCAAGACTTTGAATCTGAATTAGTAGGCGACCAATCCTTATCAAAACGACCTATGCAAAGGATTGTTGAACCACTAAGGAAAATGAATGCGAATATATTTACTTCAAATTCGGGGACACTCCCTTTAAAAATTTATCCCTCTGTTTTAAAACCAATTGAATATGAAATGCCTGTGGCAAGTGCACAAGTTAAAAGCTCCATACTTTTTGCTGCTTTACACCTCAATGAAGAAAGCACTGTTATAGAAAATTTTTCTACAAGAGACCATACCGAAAAAATGCTTGGCTTAAGAACAAGTCAAAATAATAGTATGAAAAAAATTTATTCTTCAAAAAAATATTACCCTTCTTCTTTCGTGATGAATATACCATCCGATATATCAAGTGCATCTTTTTTTATGGTGCTCGCTTTGCTTTTGCCGGAATCAGAATTACTGCTTAAAAATATATCCTTAAATCCTACGAGAATAGGTGTTATAAAATTATTAAAAGAAATGGGGGGAAATATAGAAATTTTAAATGCAAGTCATGAAAAAAATGAAGAGATTGGTGATGTAATAGTTAAATCAAGCAAACTGAGAAACGTTGAAATTGATAAAGCAATTATTCCTAATATAATTGATGAAATACCAATTTTATCGATAGCTGGTGTTTTTGCTGAAGGCAGTTTTAAGATTACTAACGCAAGAGAATTGAGGTTTAAGGAGAGCGATAGAATAAAAGCTTTATGTGAGAATTATAAACTTGCCGGCTTGAAGGTAGATGAGTTTGATGACGGCTTTGTAGTAAATGGAAATTTATCTAATGAAACTGTAATGTTTAACAGCTACAACGACCATAGAATTGCTATGGCATTTGCAATATTGTCTACTCTTCTTCCGCAAGGCGGTAAAGTGACCGATTTTGAATGTGTGAAGATTTCAAATCCAAGTTTTTTGGAACAATTAAGCTTAATTGCAAGCTAA
- the bshC gene encoding bacillithiol biosynthesis cysteine-adding enzyme BshC, whose translation MFINFAKLPYNQKLFLDYIQNNESVSKYYHRNYRDTSSYEEFFKLLTAKNNFNRENLINIIKSQYANNNPTQQTLNNIELLRSSNTLAVITGQQLGIFGGPLYTIYKIISAIKLCSNLKENFDAFNFVPIFWMEGDDHDFDEASTTSIIDNNNNVITLKYDDGQIEEQNRGSVGEILFNRSLNELLNNLSNNLRESEFKPQLMTLLKSIYTEGKTFAQSFRDLLFKLFDEYGLIIFNPLDAEVKKLLKPVFIKEITEYSSHADKLVERSAELEDAYHAQVKVKPINLFYIDNNERLLIEPTDNDYRLKGKRKKFSREELINLLSSQPERFSPNVILRPICQDYLFPTAFYIAGPSEISYFAQITPMYEIYKIAQPFIYPRASATLVEKGIKNILEKYNLTYFDVFKGEQEIVNMVISSLSELNLDAIFENTITEINSIMGNLNHNLVTIDKTLTDIIDKSKEKILQTIEAIKAKTQEAEQRKYEVAVRQVKKVSNALLPNNNLQERELNFFYFANKYGLDLLKRIYSELAINKFEHQIIEI comes from the coding sequence ATGTTTATTAATTTTGCAAAATTGCCTTATAATCAAAAGTTGTTTTTAGATTACATTCAAAATAATGAGAGTGTTTCAAAATATTATCATAGAAATTACCGCGATACAAGCAGTTATGAAGAATTTTTTAAGCTACTAACTGCTAAGAATAACTTTAACAGAGAAAATTTAATTAACATTATAAAAAGTCAATATGCCAACAACAATCCTACTCAGCAAACATTAAACAATATAGAGTTATTAAGGTCTTCAAACACATTGGCTGTTATTACAGGTCAACAATTAGGGATTTTCGGTGGACCCTTGTACACAATCTATAAAATCATTTCAGCTATAAAATTATGCAGCAATCTAAAAGAAAATTTTGATGCATTTAATTTCGTTCCAATTTTTTGGATGGAGGGTGATGACCATGATTTTGATGAAGCAAGCACTACCAGCATCATTGACAACAACAATAACGTTATTACCTTAAAATATGATGATGGACAAATAGAAGAACAAAATAGGGGCTCTGTAGGAGAAATTTTATTTAACCGTAGTCTTAATGAACTACTAAATAATCTTAGCAATAATTTACGTGAAAGCGAATTTAAACCACAATTAATGACATTATTAAAATCAATTTACACAGAAGGTAAAACATTTGCCCAAAGTTTTAGAGATTTACTATTCAAATTATTTGATGAATATGGACTAATAATTTTTAATCCATTAGACGCTGAGGTAAAAAAATTATTGAAGCCTGTATTTATAAAAGAGATTACTGAGTACAGCTCTCATGCTGACAAATTGGTAGAACGGAGCGCCGAACTTGAAGATGCTTACCATGCACAAGTAAAAGTGAAACCTATAAATCTCTTTTATATAGATAACAACGAAAGACTATTGATTGAACCAACTGATAACGATTACAGACTTAAAGGAAAAAGAAAAAAATTTTCGCGAGAAGAATTAATTAATTTACTCAGTTCTCAGCCTGAGAGGTTTAGTCCAAATGTAATTTTACGTCCTATATGTCAAGACTATTTATTTCCAACTGCATTTTATATTGCTGGTCCAAGTGAAATAAGTTACTTCGCACAAATTACTCCTATGTACGAAATCTATAAAATAGCACAACCATTTATATATCCCCGCGCCTCTGCCACTCTTGTTGAAAAAGGCATAAAGAACATATTAGAGAAATATAACCTTACTTATTTTGATGTATTCAAGGGAGAACAAGAAATAGTTAATATGGTAATCAGTTCGCTTTCGGAATTGAATCTCGATGCAATTTTTGAAAACACAATCACAGAGATAAATTCAATAATGGGTAACCTTAATCACAATTTAGTTACTATAGATAAAACCCTTACCGATATTATAGATAAGTCAAAAGAAAAGATTTTGCAGACAATTGAAGCGATTAAAGCCAAAACTCAAGAAGCAGAACAAAGAAAATATGAGGTTGCAGTTAGACAAGTCAAAAAAGTAAGTAATGCGTTATTACCTAACAACAATTTACAAGAGCGCGAGCTTAACTTTTTTTATTTTGCTAATAAGTATGGCTTAGATCTTTTAAAGAGAATCTATAGTGAATTAGCTATCAATAAGTTTGAGCACCAAATTATTGAAATTTAG
- a CDS encoding DUF6662 family protein yields MKINNKLFLFSNLIFAGILISSSVVKADKKYFARSYTSYTLPAGALELEIWQTGRISKGLGYYSRWQPRIEFEYGITDRLTGSMYLNFNEVKSSENNYQSKPFSFSTTSFELRYRLSNPNQWLIDPALYFELAYGGDKVEYEPKILLTKRFDKIISVVNFNSEIERNITESETESAFEITMGVAYELTNNLAVGLEFRQDRGYEDVYGSEVNRANFIGPVVSFQSDKFYIVFNFIAQISGNPASNSNLELIGHEKYELRTILGIEL; encoded by the coding sequence ATGAAAATCAATAATAAACTTTTTCTTTTTTCAAATCTCATTTTTGCTGGTATCTTAATTTCTTCTTCTGTTGTAAAAGCTGACAAAAAATATTTTGCCAGGTCATACACTTCATATACATTGCCTGCAGGGGCCCTTGAACTGGAAATTTGGCAAACTGGAAGAATTTCTAAAGGCTTGGGCTATTATTCTCGCTGGCAGCCAAGAATCGAGTTTGAATACGGAATAACTGATCGCTTGACAGGGTCGATGTATTTAAATTTTAATGAGGTGAAATCTTCTGAGAATAACTATCAATCCAAACCTTTTAGTTTTTCTACTACATCTTTTGAACTTAGATACAGATTGTCCAATCCAAACCAGTGGCTAATAGATCCTGCTTTATATTTTGAATTGGCTTACGGTGGTGATAAGGTTGAATATGAACCTAAGATATTATTAACCAAAAGATTTGATAAGATTATTTCGGTTGTGAATTTTAATTCGGAAATTGAGAGAAATATAACTGAAAGTGAGACTGAGTCTGCTTTTGAAATCACTATGGGAGTAGCTTATGAACTGACTAATAATTTAGCTGTTGGATTGGAATTTAGGCAAGATAGAGGCTATGAAGATGTTTATGGTAGTGAAGTTAATCGCGCTAATTTTATAGGACCAGTTGTTAGTTTTCAGTCAGATAAATTTTATATTGTTTTCAATTTTATTGCTCAAATTAGTGGAAACCCAGCTTCAAATAGCAATTTGGAACTTATTGGTCATGAAAAATACGAACTAAGAACAATTCTTGGCATCGAGTTATGA
- a CDS encoding ABC-F family ATP-binding cassette domain-containing protein: MIDITNLSMQFLGKSLFEHVNLHIDKNDKIALVGSNGSGKSTFLKILAGQLQPETGEIKKQNRISIGYLPQELTEIKGKRLFNEVKSSIKDAIEIIDTEKFLLNELNKKNISPEKKEKLLDELGALNHTKEKIDFYSIDSKIEKTLIGLGFNEDDFFKITDEFSGGWQMRIQLAKILLGENDLILLDEPTNYLDIDSLQWLINFLKNIKSALIVVSHDRHFINEVTNKTLEIYNNSITFFNKPYNDFLVFKSERENSLKKLIKEQSKKIKQTQRFIERFRYKATKAKQVQTRIKQLEKINEIELTEPEEEINIKFPEPTRSGAVAVEFRNVSKAFNENYVLKDLSFTIERGDKIAIVGPNGAGKTTLSKLIAGKLTHDFGEIIFGHNVHTSFYSQEIADELSSDKDILDTLSELNEELTIWQLRAILGAFLFKDDDVFKKINILSGGEKSRVALIKLLLTPANLIVMDEPTNHLDYSSKSVLQKALIEYNGILVIVTHDIDFVNPIVNKVFELRNAGVKIYNGNIDYYLSKRENFSEKESNQDKYEVKNLTKKDLRRKEAEIRQQKYEASKEIKASIQAIEQKIEGLEKQKKELENQLSDYNVFSNPLLSKEKNIEYFRIKNELEKLFEEWANLNNKLELIETSFSSLQNN; this comes from the coding sequence ATGATTGATATTACTAACCTTTCCATGCAATTCTTAGGAAAAAGCTTATTTGAACATGTCAACCTTCACATTGACAAAAATGATAAAATTGCGCTTGTTGGTTCAAATGGTTCCGGCAAATCGACTTTTCTTAAAATACTTGCAGGCCAACTTCAACCTGAAACTGGTGAAATAAAAAAACAGAATAGAATATCGATTGGTTATTTACCGCAAGAATTAACCGAAATAAAAGGAAAAAGATTATTTAATGAGGTGAAATCATCAATAAAAGATGCAATCGAAATTATCGATACCGAAAAATTCTTGTTAAATGAACTAAATAAAAAAAATATTAGCCCAGAGAAAAAAGAAAAATTGTTAGATGAGCTTGGCGCACTAAATCATACTAAAGAAAAAATTGATTTTTATTCAATTGATTCGAAAATTGAAAAAACATTAATTGGGTTAGGGTTTAATGAGGACGATTTTTTCAAGATAACTGATGAGTTCTCGGGTGGCTGGCAGATGAGAATTCAGTTAGCAAAAATTTTATTGGGTGAAAACGATCTTATACTATTAGATGAACCAACTAACTACCTCGATATTGATTCATTGCAATGGTTAATTAATTTCTTAAAAAACATAAAATCTGCTTTAATTGTTGTTTCTCACGACCGCCATTTCATTAATGAAGTAACAAACAAAACATTAGAAATATATAACAACAGTATAACTTTTTTCAACAAACCTTATAATGATTTTTTAGTTTTTAAGTCGGAACGCGAAAATTCACTGAAGAAATTAATTAAGGAACAATCAAAAAAAATAAAGCAGACTCAAAGATTCATTGAACGATTTAGATATAAAGCTACAAAGGCCAAACAAGTACAAACTAGAATTAAACAATTAGAAAAAATAAATGAAATTGAATTAACTGAGCCTGAAGAAGAAATAAATATAAAGTTTCCTGAACCAACCAGAAGTGGAGCGGTTGCAGTCGAATTTAGAAATGTAAGTAAAGCCTTTAATGAAAATTATGTGCTTAAGGATCTGTCATTTACTATTGAACGGGGTGACAAAATCGCAATTGTCGGTCCAAACGGTGCTGGCAAAACCACATTATCAAAGTTAATAGCTGGGAAATTAACACATGATTTTGGAGAGATTATATTTGGACATAATGTTCATACTTCCTTTTATTCTCAAGAAATTGCAGACGAACTTTCAAGTGATAAAGATATTCTTGATACATTATCAGAATTAAATGAAGAACTCACCATCTGGCAGCTTCGTGCCATTTTAGGTGCTTTTTTATTCAAAGACGATGATGTTTTTAAAAAAATTAATATCCTTTCCGGCGGTGAAAAAAGCAGAGTAGCTTTAATAAAACTCCTTTTAACTCCAGCTAACTTAATTGTAATGGATGAACCTACTAATCATCTCGATTATTCATCAAAATCAGTTTTACAAAAAGCATTGATTGAATACAACGGTATTCTTGTTATCGTAACTCATGATATTGACTTTGTAAATCCTATAGTAAATAAAGTTTTTGAGTTAAGAAATGCCGGAGTAAAAATCTATAATGGTAACATAGATTATTATTTAAGCAAACGAGAAAATTTCTCTGAAAAAGAAAGCAATCAAGATAAATACGAAGTAAAGAACCTTACGAAAAAAGACCTTAGGCGTAAAGAAGCTGAAATTAGGCAACAAAAATACGAAGCCTCTAAAGAAATTAAAGCCTCTATTCAAGCAATTGAACAAAAAATAGAAGGACTTGAGAAACAAAAAAAGGAGTTGGAAAACCAGCTAAGTGATTATAACGTATTTTCCAACCCCCTACTTTCCAAAGAAAAAAACATAGAATATTTCCGAATTAAAAATGAACTCGAAAAATTATTTGAGGAATGGGCAAACCTTAATAACAAATTAGAGCTAATAGAAACAAGCTTTTCATCTTTGCAGAACAACTAA